In the genome of Saprospira sp. CCB-QB6, one region contains:
- the pfkA gene encoding 6-phosphofructokinase — protein sequence MKKIAVFTSGGDSPGMNACIRAVVRAAIYNQVEVLGIRRGYAGMISGDFVPLDREGVQGIINRGGTILGSARSAEFMTPEGRQKAFEQLQAAGVDGVVVIGGDGSFKGATVFMEEHPEIPFVGIPGTIDNDLYGTDYTLGYDTAINTALEAIDKIRDTAEAYNRLFFVEVMGRDAGFIAMRSGIAGGAEAILVPEVETDIPLLIQQIGEYHEKHKHSCIIVVAEGDDAGGAFELAKQVQDKVPYEESRVTVLGHIQRGGTPTCADRVLAAQMGIGAVEALLENKKGIMIGVQHKQVVEVPFEQSTKHNIEISPSLAKVAHILSAI from the coding sequence ATGAAAAAAATAGCTGTTTTTACATCTGGAGGCGATTCGCCTGGAATGAATGCTTGCATCCGTGCCGTGGTGCGAGCTGCTATATATAATCAGGTAGAGGTACTGGGCATAAGAAGAGGATATGCGGGAATGATTTCGGGAGATTTTGTTCCCTTGGACCGTGAAGGGGTGCAAGGCATTATCAATAGAGGTGGGACCATTTTGGGCTCTGCCCGCTCTGCCGAATTCATGACGCCCGAAGGTCGCCAAAAAGCCTTTGAACAATTGCAAGCAGCTGGAGTAGATGGGGTAGTAGTCATTGGAGGCGATGGTTCTTTTAAGGGGGCTACGGTCTTTATGGAAGAGCATCCCGAAATACCCTTTGTGGGCATTCCTGGTACCATAGACAATGATTTATATGGTACCGATTATACTTTGGGTTATGATACGGCTATCAATACGGCCTTAGAAGCCATTGATAAAATCCGAGATACGGCAGAGGCCTACAATCGTTTGTTTTTTGTGGAAGTTATGGGCCGAGATGCGGGTTTTATTGCCATGCGTTCGGGTATTGCTGGTGGGGCAGAGGCCATTTTGGTCCCTGAAGTAGAAACGGACATCCCTTTGTTGATTCAGCAAATTGGAGAATATCACGAGAAGCACAAACACTCTTGTATTATTGTTGTGGCAGAAGGCGATGATGCTGGTGGAGCTTTTGAATTGGCCAAGCAAGTGCAAGATAAGGTCCCTTATGAAGAAAGCCGAGTGACTGTTTTGGGCCATATTCAGCGAGGGGGAACGCCTACCTGTGCCGACCGTGTGCTGGCTGCCCAAATGGGGATTGGTGCCGTAGAAGCCTTGTTGGAAAACAAAAAAGGAATTATGATAGGGGTACAGCACAAACAAGTTGTTGAAGTTCCCTTTGAGCAATCTACTAAACACAACATTGAAATTAGTCCGAGCTTGGCCAAAGTAGCCCATATTCTTTCGGCCATTTAG
- a CDS encoding TIGR00730 family Rossman fold protein produces MTEKEKHSKNNPRQWSKIKAENSWTMFKVIAEFVDGYERLNDIGPCVSIFGSARTKPDNRYYKLATEIAKLMVNEGYGIITGGGPGIMEAANLGAKQAGGPSVGLNIDLPFEQGHNDYIDNDKIFNFKYFFIRKVMFVKYAQALVVLPGGFGTMDELFEVLTLVQTHKSSPVPIILVGSEFWTGLKDWIKNVMLEQEHNVSPKDLDLMPITDDPKEVVRIINEFYAHEDLKPKLNLL; encoded by the coding sequence ATGACAGAAAAAGAAAAGCATTCTAAAAACAACCCCAGACAGTGGTCTAAAATTAAGGCGGAGAACTCTTGGACCATGTTCAAGGTCATTGCAGAATTTGTAGATGGCTACGAACGCCTCAACGATATTGGTCCCTGCGTTTCTATTTTTGGCTCGGCTCGCACCAAGCCCGACAACCGCTACTATAAACTAGCTACCGAAATTGCCAAATTGATGGTCAATGAAGGCTATGGTATTATTACAGGTGGTGGCCCCGGTATTATGGAAGCCGCTAACTTGGGCGCCAAGCAAGCAGGTGGTCCTTCTGTAGGACTCAATATTGACCTTCCTTTTGAGCAAGGCCATAACGACTATATCGACAACGACAAGATTTTTAACTTCAAGTACTTCTTCATCCGCAAAGTGATGTTTGTGAAGTATGCGCAAGCCCTTGTAGTGCTTCCTGGTGGTTTTGGTACCATGGACGAACTCTTTGAGGTCCTTACTTTGGTCCAAACCCATAAGAGCTCTCCTGTTCCCATCATTTTGGTAGGTTCTGAGTTCTGGACTGGCCTAAAGGATTGGATCAAAAACGTGATGCTAGAACAAGAGCATAATGTAAGCCCCAAAGATTTGGATCTTATGCCCATTACCGATGATCCCAAAGAGGTGGTCCGCATTATCAATGAGTTTTATGCGCATGAAGACCTCAAGCCTAAATTGAATCTGCTCTAA